From a single Paenibacillus sp. FSL W8-0426 genomic region:
- the mmsA gene encoding multiple monosaccharide ABC transporter ATP-binding protein, whose amino-acid sequence MTGIILEMKGITKTFPGVKALENVNLKVREGEIHSLCGENGAGKSTLMKVLSGVYPHGTYEGDILFQGKTCEFKNIKQSEDLGIVIIHQELALIPYLSIAENIFLGNERASKGIIDWKETLVGTRELLSKVGLSENPNTLVSNIGVGKQQLVEIAKALSKKVRLLILDEPTAALNEDDSENLLQLMLEFKKQGIACILISHKLNEVSKVSDSVTILRDGKTIETLDMRKDNVTEDRIISGMVGRDLTSRYPERHANIGKVILEVKDWTVYHEHHAERKVLDQVNMNIRRGEIVGIAGLMGAGRTELAMSIFGKSYGRNISGQLIKDGKPIQNNSVTEAIQNGFAYVTEDRKEYGLILMDDIKRNISLTGLSKLTKNAVVNEREEVLVAEEMKKSMNIKAPSILQKTGNLSGGNQQKVVLSKWIFAGPDILILDEPTRGIDVGAKFEIYTIIHRLAAEGKGVLVISSELPEVLGLCDRIYVMNAGRITGEVSREEATQETLMRYMTKSGGEKHGNAN is encoded by the coding sequence ATGACCGGAATCATATTGGAAATGAAGGGCATTACCAAAACCTTTCCTGGGGTCAAAGCACTGGAGAACGTCAATCTCAAGGTCCGGGAAGGCGAAATTCATTCGCTGTGCGGTGAGAACGGTGCAGGAAAATCCACGCTGATGAAAGTGCTTAGCGGTGTATATCCACATGGAACGTACGAAGGGGATATTTTGTTTCAGGGCAAAACATGCGAGTTCAAAAATATCAAGCAGAGCGAGGATCTGGGGATCGTCATTATCCATCAGGAGCTCGCGCTGATCCCTTACCTGTCCATCGCGGAGAACATCTTTCTGGGCAATGAACGTGCCAGCAAAGGCATCATTGACTGGAAAGAAACGTTGGTCGGTACACGTGAATTGCTTTCCAAAGTGGGGCTCAGCGAAAATCCGAACACGCTTGTATCCAACATCGGCGTGGGTAAACAGCAGCTGGTCGAAATTGCAAAAGCACTCTCCAAAAAGGTTCGTCTGCTCATTCTGGATGAACCAACGGCAGCGCTTAATGAGGATGATAGCGAAAATCTGCTCCAATTAATGCTGGAATTCAAAAAGCAGGGAATTGCGTGTATCCTGATTTCCCACAAGCTGAATGAAGTGTCCAAGGTATCGGACTCCGTTACGATATTGCGGGACGGCAAGACGATCGAGACGCTGGACATGAGAAAGGATAACGTCACCGAAGACCGGATTATCAGCGGAATGGTGGGCCGTGACCTGACAAGCCGCTACCCGGAACGTCATGCCAATATCGGTAAAGTCATATTGGAAGTGAAGGACTGGACCGTTTATCACGAGCATCATGCCGAACGCAAGGTGCTGGATCAGGTCAACATGAACATCCGGCGTGGCGAGATCGTGGGCATTGCCGGTCTGATGGGGGCGGGACGTACGGAGCTGGCCATGAGCATCTTCGGCAAATCTTATGGACGAAACATATCGGGCCAGCTGATCAAGGATGGCAAACCGATTCAGAACAACAGCGTAACGGAGGCGATTCAAAATGGTTTTGCCTACGTGACGGAGGATCGGAAGGAATACGGGCTCATTCTTATGGATGATATCAAACGCAATATCTCACTGACCGGTCTGAGCAAGCTGACCAAAAATGCAGTTGTGAACGAACGTGAAGAAGTGCTGGTTGCCGAAGAAATGAAGAAAAGCATGAATATCAAAGCACCGAGCATTTTGCAGAAAACCGGAAACCTGAGCGGTGGCAATCAGCAGAAAGTGGTGCTGAGCAAATGGATTTTTGCCGGTCCGGATATTCTCATTCTGGATGAACCGACCCGCGGAATCGATGTGGGCGCCAAATTCGAAATCTATACCATTATTCACCGCCTTGCTGCAGAGGGCAAGGGCGTGCTGGTGATCTCATCCGAGCTTCCGGAGGTTCTGGGCTTGTGTGACCGGATTTATGTCATGAATGCCGGGCGCATCACGGGAGAAGTCAGCCGCGAAGAAGCTACGCAGGAAACGTTGATGAGATATATGACGAAGTCTGGAGGCGAGAAGCATGGAAATGCTAACTAA
- the chvE gene encoding multiple monosaccharide ABC transporter substrate-binding protein, protein MKKGAVMIWLLVMTLMLSACNLAESGAGSKEKGYVGISMPTKSSERWVGDGENMVRLFQEQGYKTDLQYAEDVVENQISQIENMITKGVDVMVIASVDGNTLTDVIKKAHDEGIQVISYDRLIRNTPYLTYYATFDNFKVGVLQASYIEQKLGLKEGKGPFNIELFGGSPDDNNAYFFFDGAMSVLKPYIDSGKLVVRSNQTTMAQIATLRWDGALAQSRMDNLLSAYYSGDHLDAVLSPYDGISIGIISSLKGVGYGSKSKPLPVITGQDAELASIKSIVAGEQTQTVFKDTRKLAEQTVEMANSILQGKQAEVNDEKSYNNGIKIVPAYLLDPISVDRTNVEKDIVGTGYYTKEEIGLK, encoded by the coding sequence ATGAAAAAAGGAGCAGTGATGATCTGGCTTCTGGTGATGACCCTGATGCTGTCGGCTTGCAATCTGGCTGAGAGTGGGGCAGGCAGCAAGGAAAAAGGATATGTCGGCATCTCCATGCCAACCAAATCCTCCGAGCGATGGGTCGGCGACGGAGAGAACATGGTCCGTTTGTTTCAGGAACAGGGGTATAAAACGGATCTGCAATACGCTGAGGACGTGGTCGAAAATCAGATTTCACAGATTGAGAACATGATCACCAAGGGAGTGGATGTGATGGTGATTGCATCCGTGGATGGCAATACGCTGACGGATGTGATCAAGAAGGCTCACGATGAAGGCATTCAAGTCATATCCTACGACCGTCTGATTCGCAACACGCCCTATTTAACGTACTACGCGACGTTCGACAACTTTAAGGTGGGCGTGCTCCAGGCTTCTTACATTGAGCAGAAGCTGGGCCTCAAGGAAGGCAAGGGCCCGTTCAACATTGAGCTGTTTGGCGGCTCGCCCGACGATAACAATGCGTATTTCTTCTTTGACGGTGCGATGTCTGTGCTGAAGCCGTATATCGATTCCGGCAAGCTTGTCGTGCGGAGCAACCAAACCACGATGGCGCAGATCGCGACCTTGCGCTGGGATGGAGCATTGGCTCAGTCGAGGATGGATAACCTGCTCAGCGCCTATTATTCGGGAGATCACCTGGATGCGGTCTTGTCCCCGTACGACGGAATCAGCATTGGCATCATCTCGTCGCTAAAAGGCGTCGGATACGGATCAAAGAGTAAACCTTTGCCCGTCATTACGGGTCAGGACGCGGAGCTGGCCTCGATCAAATCCATTGTTGCGGGAGAGCAGACGCAGACGGTATTCAAGGATACCCGCAAGCTGGCGGAACAAACGGTAGAGATGGCCAATAGCATTTTGCAAGGAAAACAAGCGGAAGTGAATGACGAAAAGTCATATAACAACGGAATTAAGATCGTACCAGCCTATTTGCTGGATCCGATTTCAGTGGATCGCACAAACGTGGAGAAGGACATTGTAGGCACCGGATATTACACCAAAGAAGAAATTGGATTGAAATAA
- a CDS encoding MBL fold metallo-hydrolase: MSTYHLLDIEFEYNGQKQVITPILLQDEFDTILIDCGYPDFMPLIEKAANRYNVTLDSMTKLIVTHHDMDHMGSVAALKRAHPHIEIVAYELEAPYIEGTKKSLRLEQAESTFDALTDEAKPYAEQFIRLLKSIEPVAVDRTVADEDWLPWCGGIKIIHTPGHMPGHISLYLPASKTLIAADAAVIEEGELAIANPQYTMDLDEAVRSVQRLLDYDIEQLICYHGGLFHGDVRQAIQQLIHKYKS, from the coding sequence ATGAGTACTTATCATCTACTTGATATTGAGTTTGAATATAACGGACAAAAACAGGTCATTACCCCAATCCTTCTTCAAGATGAGTTTGACACGATTCTTATCGACTGCGGTTATCCCGATTTCATGCCTCTTATTGAAAAAGCGGCTAACCGGTATAACGTTACTCTCGATTCAATGACTAAACTGATCGTGACGCATCACGATATGGATCATATGGGGTCAGTCGCTGCTTTGAAGAGGGCGCATCCACACATCGAAATCGTTGCTTACGAGCTAGAAGCGCCTTACATTGAAGGAACGAAAAAATCATTGCGGCTTGAACAGGCAGAATCAACGTTTGACGCATTGACCGATGAAGCAAAGCCATATGCGGAGCAATTTATTCGCCTCTTGAAGTCGATCGAGCCGGTTGCCGTTGACCGGACGGTAGCCGATGAGGATTGGCTGCCTTGGTGCGGCGGGATTAAGATCATCCACACGCCAGGTCATATGCCCGGGCACATCTCATTATATTTGCCAGCCAGTAAAACACTGATCGCTGCAGACGCCGCCGTCATCGAGGAAGGCGAGCTCGCCATTGCTAATCCCCAGTATACAATGGATCTGGATGAGGCCGTACGATCGGTACAGCGATTGCTTGACTACGATATCGAGCAGCTGATTTGTTATCATGGAGGTTTATTTCATGGTGATGTTCGACAAGCGATCCAACAATTAATCCATAAATATAAATCTTGA
- a CDS encoding SUKH-4 family immunity protein, with amino-acid sequence MEPVIRELKSSFESLDPSEIEQSEYLSNLTTERLRLIPYPNFAIEFDSPLYLFRFEDRTLAIFGHDLGGYYAVDLESGTVTYIHQEDALYRLQFCNSSFDSFLQFHNLFMQQVKWRIESGNDPQKAVEALETEFRRYDSQATENDDSFWPMRLYELSDDLFPLNDLRINFYRSILDKTK; translated from the coding sequence ATGGAGCCTGTTATCCGAGAACTTAAATCCAGTTTTGAGAGTCTGGATCCCTCCGAAATTGAGCAATCCGAATACTTGTCGAATCTAACAACCGAAAGACTTCGGCTGATCCCCTATCCGAACTTCGCTATCGAATTTGACAGTCCTTTATACCTCTTCCGGTTTGAAGATCGAACGCTTGCGATATTCGGACATGATCTCGGTGGTTATTACGCGGTCGATCTCGAGAGTGGCACCGTAACATATATCCACCAGGAAGACGCCCTTTACCGGCTGCAATTTTGCAATTCAAGCTTTGATTCTTTTTTGCAATTTCACAACTTGTTTATGCAGCAGGTAAAGTGGCGAATTGAATCCGGCAACGATCCGCAAAAAGCGGTGGAAGCGCTGGAAACAGAGTTCAGACGCTATGATTCTCAAGCCACGGAAAACGACGATTCCTTTTGGCCGATGCGTTTGTACGAGCTTTCCGACGACCTGTTTCCGCTGAATGATCTGCGTATAAACTTTTACCGATCGATCCTCGACAAAACGAAATGA
- the mmsB gene encoding multiple monosaccharide ABC transporter permease, with protein MEMLTKLFKNNIRQYGMIIALVVIMILFELLTGGLLLKPINITNLILQNSYILVLAIGMVLVIITGHIDLSVGSVAAFVGAVAAIMMVDWQLPAWMAVIASLLVGALIGAWQGFWIAYVRIPAFIVTLAGMLLFRGLTMIVLEGQSISPFPGGFQKISSGFLPDIQFSGFGLISILVGVALTVWYIVNELRERRSQRKYGFAVVSQGLFLLKLIVVAAVTNLFTFVLASYAGIPNILILLFVLIIVYSFVMNRTVMGRHVYALGGNEKAAGLSGVKTKKVTFWVFVNMGVLAAVSGLIFAARLNAATPRAGTNFELDAIAACFIGGASASGGIGTVFGAIIGGLVMGVLNNGMSLIGLGIDWQQGIKGLVLLLAVAFDIYNKNKRSA; from the coding sequence ATGGAAATGCTAACTAAACTGTTCAAAAACAATATACGCCAATACGGGATGATCATCGCCCTGGTTGTCATTATGATCTTGTTCGAGCTGCTGACTGGCGGGCTCTTACTGAAACCGATCAATATTACGAATCTGATCCTGCAGAACAGCTATATTCTTGTGCTCGCCATCGGGATGGTACTGGTCATTATTACCGGACATATTGACCTGTCGGTAGGTTCCGTTGCAGCCTTTGTCGGTGCAGTGGCAGCAATCATGATGGTCGACTGGCAGCTTCCGGCCTGGATGGCGGTGATCGCTTCTTTGCTGGTCGGGGCGTTAATCGGAGCCTGGCAGGGCTTCTGGATCGCCTATGTGCGGATCCCTGCGTTTATCGTGACCCTTGCGGGCATGCTGCTCTTCCGCGGGTTGACGATGATCGTGCTCGAAGGGCAGTCCATCTCTCCTTTTCCGGGAGGATTCCAAAAGATTAGCTCCGGGTTCCTGCCTGATATTCAATTCTCGGGTTTCGGGCTCATCTCGATCCTTGTCGGCGTTGCGCTTACGGTCTGGTACATCGTGAATGAACTGCGGGAACGCCGCTCCCAGCGGAAATACGGATTCGCGGTCGTATCGCAGGGGCTTTTCCTGCTCAAACTGATTGTGGTGGCTGCGGTGACGAACCTGTTTACCTTCGTGTTGGCAAGTTACGCCGGAATTCCGAATATTTTGATCCTGCTGTTTGTACTGATCATCGTTTATTCCTTTGTCATGAACCGTACTGTAATGGGACGTCATGTATACGCGCTTGGAGGAAATGAAAAGGCTGCAGGACTGTCCGGAGTCAAAACCAAAAAAGTGACATTCTGGGTATTTGTAAACATGGGCGTGCTCGCCGCCGTTTCCGGTCTGATCTTCGCTGCCCGTCTGAACGCGGCCACTCCAAGAGCGGGTACCAACTTCGAATTGGATGCCATTGCAGCCTGCTTTATCGGCGGGGCTTCAGCTTCCGGTGGCATTGGAACCGTGTTTGGAGCAATCATCGGCGGTTTGGTAATGGGGGTACTGAATAACGGGATGTCCCTCATTGGTTTGGGCATTGACTGGCAGCAGGGAATCAAAGGTTTGGTGCTTCTGCTTGCCGTAGCTTTCGATATCTACAACAAAAACAAAAGATCGGCCTAA